The proteins below are encoded in one region of Carassius auratus strain Wakin linkage group LG44F, ASM336829v1, whole genome shotgun sequence:
- the LOC113068426 gene encoding zinc finger BED domain-containing protein 4-like gives MYCDRQLAYFNNTSSMMRHLRSTHPAILQCAEDGNIPPVPRPATDTAGPSKQGRQRELDEALVDMVVKDLQPFTIVEDEGFMTFVNKLDPSYVLPSRKALKTMVTERYNISKEKTMEDLKKADFVSLTADMWSSINMDGYLGVTCHYITPEAKLATVVLGVRRFYQTHTALHLMEAKALLMAEWGITTKVQCMVTDDASNMILSAQLLNLRHVPCFAHNLNLIVKKALDQTPLINEIRQKARKIVGLFRSSCKAKDKLVEMQGLMGRPALKLMQEVDTRWNSTYDMLQRLYEQREPVGAVLSNLNSDTAPLKF, from the exons ATGTATTGTGATAGGCAGCTAGCCTACTTCAACAATACATCATCCATGATGCGCCATTTGAGGAGCACTCATCCTGCCATTTTGCAGTGTGCAGAGGATGGTAACATTCCCCCTGTACCTAGGCCTGCTACTGACACTGCTGGGCCATCTAAACAAG gcagACAGAGGGAATTGGATGAGGCTCTTGTAGACATGGTGGTAAAGGATTTGCAGCCCTTCACTATCGTGGAGGATGAGGGTTTCATGACTTTTGTGAACAAACTTGATCCAAGCTATGTCCTCCCATCCCGGAAGGCACTTAAAACGATGGTAACCGAAAGGTACAACATTTCTAAGGAGAAGACAATGGAGGACctaaaaaaggcagattttgtTAGCCTTACAGCTGACATGTGGTCCTCCATTAATATGGACGGATACCTTGGTGTTACTTGCCACTACATAACACCAGAGGCAAAGCTGGCAACTGTTGTACTGGGTGTAAGGAGgttttaccaaacacacacagccctGCATCTCATGGAGGCTAAAGCTTTGCTAATGGCCGAGTGGGGAATAACCACCAAAGTTCAGTGTATGGTGACTGATGATGCATCCAACATGATCTTAAGTGCCCAGCTACTGAACCTTCGGCATGTCCCATGTTTTGcccacaatttaaatttaattgtaaaaaaggccctagATCAAACCCCACTCATCAATGAAATACGACAGAAAGCCAGAAAGATAGTGGGGTTATTTAGATCCAGCTGCAAAGCAAAGGACAAGCTTGTGGAGATGCAGGGCTTGATGGGCAGACCAGCTCTGAAACTGATgcaggaggtggacacaagatgGAACAGCACTTACGACATGTTGCAGCGCTTGTATGAGCAACGAGAGCCAGTGGGTGCAGTGCTATCAAATTTAAACAGTGATACTGCTCCGCTGAAGTTTTGA